One genomic region from Desulfuromonas sp. TF encodes:
- a CDS encoding KamA family radical SAM protein: METWQKLFQASITRPGNLPGRFGIDPRPLEAVADRYPMRVNPYYLSLIQTVGDPIWRQAVPAEDELRDRVCPADPLDEENQSPVPNLVHRYPDRVLFLVSPECAMYCRFCTRKRKVGGEHMAISRQTIEEGIRYIASRPEIRDVILSGGDPLLLDDERLEWILKALRAIPTVEIIRIGTRIPVVLPQRITPALARLLRRHSPLYINTHFNHPDEITDIAAKACARLADAGIPLGNQSVLLRGVNDDPLVMRRLMQKLLTIRVKPYYIYQADMVQGTNHFRTSVEEGLEIIRALRGHTSGMAVPAYVIDAPGGGGKIPLLPDYLHSLGEEVVLRNYLGESYRYQNPARLSGSRHDDAANDLT, from the coding sequence ATGGAGACCTGGCAAAAACTTTTCCAGGCAAGCATTACACGCCCCGGCAACCTCCCCGGCCGTTTCGGAATCGACCCCCGGCCGCTGGAAGCGGTCGCCGATCGCTATCCGATGCGCGTCAACCCATATTACCTCAGCCTGATCCAGACTGTCGGAGATCCCATCTGGCGTCAGGCCGTTCCCGCCGAAGACGAGCTTCGGGATCGGGTCTGCCCGGCAGATCCTCTCGACGAGGAAAACCAGAGCCCGGTTCCCAATCTGGTTCACCGCTATCCTGACCGGGTTCTGTTCCTTGTCTCCCCGGAATGCGCCATGTACTGCCGATTCTGCACACGCAAACGCAAGGTCGGCGGCGAGCACATGGCCATCAGCCGACAGACGATCGAAGAAGGAATCCGCTATATTGCCAGCCGTCCCGAGATCCGCGATGTCATTCTATCCGGCGGGGATCCGCTGCTGCTCGATGACGAGCGGCTCGAGTGGATCCTCAAGGCCCTGCGTGCGATTCCAACGGTTGAAATCATCCGTATCGGCACCCGGATTCCCGTGGTTCTTCCTCAACGCATTACGCCTGCCCTGGCGCGCCTGCTGCGCCGGCATTCCCCGCTGTATATCAATACCCACTTCAACCATCCGGATGAAATCACCGATATTGCGGCCAAAGCGTGCGCCCGTCTGGCCGACGCCGGGATCCCTCTTGGAAACCAGTCGGTATTGCTGCGAGGAGTCAACGACGATCCGCTGGTGATGAGACGACTGATGCAGAAGCTCCTGACCATCCGGGTCAAGCCCTATTACATTTATCAGGCCGATATGGTTCAGGGAACCAACCACTTCCGAACCAGCGTCGAGGAAGGGCTGGAGATCATCCGTGCCCTGCGGGGACACACTTCCGGCATGGCGGTCCCGGCCTACGTCATCGATGCCCCCGGCGGGGGAGGGAAAATCCCCCTCTTGCCGGACTATCTGCACAGTCTTGGTGAAGAGGTCGTTCTCAGGAACTACCTCGGGGAGAGCTATCGGTATCAAAACCCGGCCCGGTTAAGCGGATCGCGTCATGACGATGCCGCCAATGACCTCACTTGA
- a CDS encoding N-acetyltransferase, whose amino-acid sequence MRSLKRSDLPQLKRILDATGAFTVTEVDCAMELLGIVLDDPDQKDYLVTVAESEAGVTGYILYGPVPLTEGNFDLYWIATDPAVQGQGVGRELMAYAEADVQSRGARLICLETSSQGGYERTRLFYERAGYVEESRIRDFYRVGDDRITYIKRFSKKEKN is encoded by the coding sequence ATGCGAAGCCTTAAACGCAGCGATCTTCCCCAGCTGAAGCGCATTCTGGATGCGACAGGCGCATTTACCGTTACCGAGGTCGACTGCGCCATGGAACTGCTCGGCATCGTACTCGACGATCCGGATCAGAAGGATTATTTGGTCACGGTCGCCGAGAGCGAGGCGGGAGTGACCGGCTACATCCTCTATGGTCCGGTCCCGCTCACCGAGGGGAATTTCGACCTCTACTGGATCGCCACCGATCCGGCTGTCCAAGGTCAGGGGGTCGGCCGCGAACTCATGGCCTACGCCGAGGCCGATGTCCAGAGCCGCGGCGCCCGTCTTATCTGCCTGGAGACTTCTTCCCAGGGCGGGTATGAGAGAACCAGGCTGTTCTACGAGCGGGCCGGATATGTGGAAGAATCCCGCATTCGCGACTTCTACCGAGTCGGCGACGACCGCATTACCTACATCAAACGCTTTTCCAAAAAGGAGAAGAACTGA
- a CDS encoding ATP-grasp domain-containing protein, producing MNVAVCFNQVPDTLRKGEAGDRISEAGAETEAYAVRKALRAIGHKAELTPLGSDISKFIKELHALEPEVIFNLCEGFWGDSRKEMHIAALFDLLGYPYTGSPPLSLGLTQDKVRTKDVLVRHGLPTPRFVLVKTGEQFPRISDLIFPLFVKPRFEDASLGITFESIVENEPELKKRIRYIHDTYRQGALVEEFIDGREINAAVLGNTSSETLPLSEIRFSQGLARPIVSYAGKWLEESTEFSNTEPVCPAPLNVQEEFRLRDVALRAYKLLECRDYARVDIRLRDGVPYILEVNANPDISPTAGLARSALAAELSYPKLIDRILNMALKRKESGHAKP from the coding sequence ATGAACGTCGCGGTATGCTTTAACCAAGTTCCTGACACGTTGCGCAAAGGCGAAGCAGGAGACCGCATTTCCGAAGCTGGGGCGGAAACGGAGGCCTATGCCGTCAGGAAAGCCTTGAGGGCGATTGGGCACAAAGCGGAACTGACGCCTCTCGGCTCTGACATCTCCAAATTCATTAAAGAATTGCATGCCCTCGAACCCGAGGTGATCTTCAATCTCTGTGAAGGGTTCTGGGGAGACAGTCGCAAGGAAATGCATATCGCGGCGCTCTTCGATCTGCTGGGTTACCCGTACACCGGCTCCCCTCCCCTGTCCCTAGGTCTGACTCAGGACAAGGTCCGCACGAAGGACGTTCTGGTGCGCCACGGACTTCCCACCCCCAGATTTGTACTGGTCAAAACGGGGGAGCAATTTCCCAGGATAAGTGACCTTATTTTCCCTCTTTTCGTCAAACCCCGCTTTGAGGATGCATCCCTTGGCATTACTTTCGAGAGCATCGTTGAAAACGAACCCGAGTTGAAAAAACGTATCCGCTATATTCACGATACCTACCGCCAGGGCGCTCTGGTCGAGGAGTTCATTGATGGCCGGGAAATCAACGCCGCGGTCCTCGGCAACACTTCCAGCGAGACGTTGCCCCTTTCCGAGATCCGCTTCAGTCAAGGCCTCGCCCGCCCGATCGTCAGCTATGCCGGCAAATGGCTCGAAGAGTCGACCGAATTTTCAAACACGGAACCTGTTTGTCCGGCTCCGCTAAACGTCCAGGAGGAATTCCGGCTCAGGGATGTGGCCCTGCGCGCCTACAAGCTTCTTGAATGCCGGGATTACGCCCGCGTCGACATCCGCCTCCGAGACGGCGTTCCCTACATCCTGGAAGTGAACGCCAACCCGGACATATCGCCCACCGCCGGACTGGCCAGGTCAGCCCTGGCCGCGGAGCTCTCCTATCCGAAGCTGATCGACCGCATTCTCAACATGGCGTTGAAAAGAAAGGAATCTGGCCATGCGAAGCCTTAA
- a CDS encoding ATP-grasp domain-containing protein, with protein MHVALAFNLRQDSAQEKDCSPADAPAEPPSSPSDDLYAEWDDIHTIKAVESALASRHRVSLVEANLDAFNAFRTLRPDLVFNIAEGLNCNSREAQIPAMLDMLDIPYTGSDPVTLGICLDKCRTKEILSWHRIPTPRFAIVHSMSEIPAGLRYPLMVKPTLEGSSKGVVDNALVRDRQGLIRQLEWVLETYRQPALVEEFLPGREFTVALLGNGPDLRALPIVEINFDTLPAGVNPIYSYEAKWLWDQEENPLQIFSCPAVLDPLLQRNIEEVSKKAFRILGCRDWCRIDVRLDGQGMPHIIELNPLPGILPRPEQNSCFPKAARAAGLSYDHLILTIVETACNRLNLGLGSRNERRGML; from the coding sequence ATGCACGTCGCGCTCGCCTTCAACCTGCGGCAGGATTCCGCTCAGGAAAAGGACTGCTCTCCAGCGGATGCTCCCGCCGAACCTCCCTCTTCACCCTCCGACGATCTTTACGCCGAATGGGATGACATCCATACCATTAAGGCGGTAGAATCGGCCCTTGCCAGTCGGCATCGGGTTTCCCTTGTCGAGGCCAACCTCGACGCCTTCAATGCCTTTCGCACTCTACGGCCCGACCTCGTCTTCAACATCGCCGAGGGCCTGAACTGCAACAGCCGCGAGGCCCAGATACCTGCGATGCTCGACATGCTCGACATCCCGTACACCGGCAGCGACCCGGTCACGCTCGGCATCTGTCTGGACAAATGCCGCACCAAGGAGATCCTCTCCTGGCACCGGATTCCCACCCCCCGTTTCGCCATCGTTCATTCCATGTCGGAAATACCCGCCGGCCTGCGCTATCCGTTGATGGTCAAGCCGACCTTGGAAGGGTCGAGCAAAGGAGTGGTGGACAATGCCCTGGTGAGAGACCGGCAGGGTCTGATTCGGCAGTTGGAATGGGTCCTCGAAACATACCGGCAGCCGGCGCTGGTGGAGGAATTTCTCCCCGGTCGTGAATTCACCGTGGCCCTCCTGGGCAACGGCCCCGACCTGCGGGCACTTCCTATTGTCGAGATAAATTTCGACACCCTGCCGGCAGGCGTGAACCCCATTTATTCCTATGAGGCAAAATGGCTCTGGGATCAGGAGGAGAATCCTCTGCAAATTTTCTCCTGCCCGGCTGTTCTTGACCCACTGCTGCAAAGAAACATCGAGGAGGTTTCCAAGAAGGCCTTTCGGATTCTGGGTTGTCGCGACTGGTGCCGGATCGATGTGCGCCTGGACGGACAGGGCATGCCGCACATCATCGAGCTCAACCCCTTGCCCGGCATTCTGCCGCGCCCTGAACAAAACAGCTGTTTTCCCAAGGCGGCGCGGGCTGCCGGGCTGTCATACGATCATTTGATCCTCACAATTGTGGAGACCGCCTGCAACCGTCTTAACCTGGGCCTGGGGAGCAGAAATGAACGTCGCGGTATGCTTTAA
- a CDS encoding cytochrome c3 family protein, which yields MKRFIAVLLVAGFMAAGALVATAADKGQETVQYETKMGTVTFQHQAHQGRVADCTTCHHKGVETGKCNTCHGVDAAAPTQKDAFHKLCKDCHKDKGGPTGCKDCHKK from the coding sequence ATGAAACGTTTCATCGCTGTTCTGCTCGTAGCCGGCTTCATGGCCGCCGGCGCTCTGGTGGCCACGGCCGCCGACAAAGGTCAGGAAACCGTCCAGTATGAGACCAAAATGGGCACCGTGACCTTCCAGCATCAGGCCCACCAGGGTCGCGTGGCGGACTGCACGACCTGCCACCACAAAGGCGTTGAAACAGGCAAATGCAACACCTGTCACGGTGTCGATGCTGCCGCGCCCACACAAAAGGACGCCTTCCACAAGCTGTGCAAAGACTGCCATAAGGACAAAGGCGGCCCCACCGGCTGCAAGGACTGCCACAAGAAGTAA
- a CDS encoding helix-turn-helix transcriptional regulator, which translates to MDHGLPPTICLNGSLVRRVREEKKLTQLYVAKVVGVTTDTISRWENNRYPSIKRENALRLAEALEVPVEQILEGGTGECPLPEATVNEWKSWNRIVPPILVLAAVVGMLFYFNRSEVLEAGIKGSRSLPNYAAPGSIIPVQIRLEAEDEMQGVILREHFPRGWKLIEANPPASSLDNVEGVARWIIKPNEGQRPISYLLKVGEQAEIGSTGRFIGEVVAKSKGRTPPAPVLGEEQIKVAPFLWADLNGDNLIDDGEMLQASDTVDEMKGVHINWDLLENIWDAGSYKWDVRKQGFVPVKPPPPEPVL; encoded by the coding sequence ATGGATCACGGTCTACCCCCCACAATTTGCCTGAACGGCAGTCTTGTCCGACGCGTCCGCGAGGAAAAAAAACTGACCCAACTTTATGTGGCCAAGGTCGTCGGGGTGACCACGGACACCATATCCCGATGGGAGAATAACCGTTATCCGTCTATAAAGCGCGAAAACGCCCTGCGCCTGGCCGAAGCCCTCGAAGTTCCCGTAGAGCAAATTCTGGAAGGGGGGACTGGGGAGTGTCCGCTTCCGGAGGCGACCGTAAATGAATGGAAAAGCTGGAATCGCATCGTCCCCCCGATTCTTGTTCTGGCCGCAGTGGTGGGGATGCTCTTTTACTTTAATCGCAGCGAAGTCCTGGAGGCGGGCATCAAGGGCAGTCGATCACTTCCTAATTATGCCGCTCCGGGAAGCATCATCCCGGTGCAGATCCGTCTGGAGGCGGAGGACGAGATGCAGGGAGTTATTCTGAGAGAGCATTTCCCTCGGGGATGGAAGCTGATTGAAGCCAATCCTCCGGCCTCGAGTCTGGATAACGTGGAGGGAGTGGCTCGGTGGATCATCAAGCCCAATGAAGGCCAGCGCCCGATTTCCTATCTGCTCAAGGTGGGTGAGCAGGCTGAGATCGGCAGCACCGGCAGATTTATCGGCGAGGTGGTCGCCAAATCCAAGGGGCGCACGCCGCCGGCCCCGGTGCTCGGTGAGGAACAGATCAAGGTTGCCCCTTTTTTATGGGCGGACCTGAATGGCGACAACCTGATCGATGACGGCGAGATGCTGCAAGCTTCCGACACGGTCGATGAAATGAAGGGGGTTCATATCAATTGGGACCTTCTGGAAAATATCTGGGATGCGGGCAGCTACAAGTGGGATGTCCGCAAGCAGGGGTTTGTGCCTGTCAAGCCCCCTCCACCCGAACCTGTTCTTTAG
- a CDS encoding sigma-54 dependent transcriptional regulator produces MKNLSQILLIDDEAHNREALALLLTHAGYQVQSAASGEEGLELLHKTPFEIVITDLFLPGASGIDILKKVKEDSPYTCVILITGNASAETAVEAMKEGAFDYITKPLNFEKLKILVAKAMEKSRLVAENLYLRQQLRGKYKFDRIIGNSLAIQQVFSRMEKIVHTDSTILILGESGTGKELVAKAIHFNGLRKDKPFIAINCGAIPADLLESELFGHVKGSFTGAMSDKAGKFEAASGGSIFLDEIGTMPMHLQMKLLRVLQEHEVERVGSSQKIKLNVRVISATNADLEEQVKKGHFREDLYYRLNVIPILLPPLRERREDIALLARHFLQKSCNEMNRPLMSLSPAAMRALEAYDWPGNVREMENVMERTVALTEGELIEREDLPSGIGGHKEDPLSLLGPRVTEEGVDMAQVISEIERHMIREALDLGGGIKARAASLLSINRTTLVEKIKRLGLE; encoded by the coding sequence ATGAAGAATCTGTCTCAAATACTCTTGATTGATGACGAGGCCCACAACCGCGAGGCACTGGCCCTCCTTCTTACTCACGCCGGCTACCAGGTTCAATCCGCGGCATCGGGTGAAGAGGGGCTGGAACTTCTTCACAAAACGCCTTTCGAAATCGTCATTACCGACCTGTTTCTTCCTGGGGCCAGCGGCATCGATATCCTCAAGAAGGTGAAGGAAGATTCTCCTTACACCTGCGTCATTCTCATCACCGGCAACGCCTCGGCGGAAACGGCCGTGGAAGCGATGAAGGAGGGAGCCTTCGACTACATCACCAAACCCCTCAATTTCGAAAAACTGAAGATCCTGGTTGCAAAGGCCATGGAGAAGAGCCGCCTGGTCGCGGAGAACCTCTATCTTCGCCAGCAGCTTCGGGGCAAATACAAGTTCGACCGGATCATCGGCAACAGCCTTGCCATCCAGCAGGTTTTCTCCCGGATGGAGAAGATCGTCCACACCGATTCGACTATCCTCATCCTTGGAGAGTCGGGGACGGGAAAGGAGCTGGTCGCCAAGGCCATCCACTTCAACGGCCTGCGCAAGGACAAGCCGTTCATCGCCATCAACTGCGGCGCCATCCCGGCAGACCTGCTGGAGAGTGAACTCTTCGGTCACGTCAAAGGCTCCTTCACCGGCGCAATGAGCGACAAAGCAGGCAAATTCGAGGCTGCCAGCGGCGGCTCCATCTTCCTCGACGAGATCGGCACCATGCCCATGCACCTGCAGATGAAACTTCTGCGCGTGCTCCAGGAGCATGAGGTGGAAAGGGTCGGCTCGAGCCAGAAAATAAAGCTCAACGTTCGCGTCATTTCGGCGACAAACGCCGATCTGGAGGAGCAGGTTAAAAAGGGCCATTTCCGCGAAGACCTCTATTACCGTCTCAACGTCATCCCCATCCTTCTTCCGCCCCTGCGCGAACGCCGTGAAGACATCGCCCTCCTGGCCCGTCACTTTCTGCAGAAGAGCTGCAATGAAATGAACCGTCCTCTCATGTCTCTCTCCCCAGCTGCCATGAGGGCACTGGAGGCGTATGACTGGCCAGGGAATGTGCGGGAAATGGAGAACGTCATGGAGCGGACGGTGGCCCTGACAGAGGGCGAATTGATAGAACGGGAGGACCTGCCCTCGGGAATCGGCGGACACAAGGAGGACCCCCTGTCCCTTCTCGGCCCCCGAGTCACGGAAGAGGGAGTGGACATGGCGCAGGTGATCAGTGAAATCGAACGTCACATGATCCGGGAGGCACTCGATCTGGGCGGCGGAATCAAGGCCCGGGCCGCCTCTCTGTTGAGCATCAATCGCACCACTCTTGTGGAGAAGATCAAAAGGCTGGGGTTGGAGTAA
- a CDS encoding nodulation protein NfeD: protein MLLLCPFFEVKGQPAAAPIRVVQVAGVINPVVADFITAELASVNAGEAEAFLLELDTPGGLDTAMRAIIQGILGSEAPVIVYVYPSGARAASAGALITLAADFAAMAPGTNIGAAHPVTIGPSPGGDGDKESPMMSKVVEDAAAYARSIAQQRGRNVEWAERIVRESISTPATEAHELGVIDIVAADENSLLAALDGRTYRRGGEEKILKTEGAVLNRAEMGWRQKILNAVSHPNVAYLLMMLGILGIFFEISQPGVILPGAIGAIALLLAFFGLQTLPVNYVGFLLILLGIILFILEVFVTSYGMLSIGGLVALTMGSLMLIDTSVPYLQISRAVIFATVAVCGGFVATVLFFVVRTQKTRFVSGVEGMVGELGQAVTDIHRQGKVFVHGEYWDAFSTEPIALGETVEVVRIAENMRIEVKKLESASR from the coding sequence ATGCTGCTTCTGTGCCCCTTTTTTGAAGTGAAGGGACAGCCTGCCGCCGCACCCATTCGGGTGGTCCAGGTGGCAGGGGTCATCAATCCCGTGGTCGCCGATTTCATCACTGCCGAACTTGCGAGCGTCAACGCCGGCGAAGCCGAAGCCTTTCTTCTGGAACTCGATACGCCGGGCGGGCTCGATACGGCGATGCGCGCCATTATCCAGGGGATTCTCGGGTCCGAAGCGCCTGTCATCGTCTATGTCTATCCCTCGGGCGCCCGGGCGGCCTCGGCAGGCGCCCTAATCACCTTGGCCGCCGATTTCGCGGCCATGGCCCCCGGTACCAATATCGGCGCCGCGCATCCGGTGACGATCGGTCCAAGCCCCGGCGGTGACGGGGACAAGGAAAGCCCGATGATGAGTAAGGTGGTCGAAGATGCCGCCGCCTACGCCCGCAGCATCGCTCAGCAGCGCGGGCGCAACGTGGAGTGGGCAGAGAGAATTGTGCGTGAAAGCATCTCGACGCCGGCTACAGAGGCTCATGAACTCGGCGTCATCGATATCGTCGCCGCGGACGAGAACTCCCTCCTCGCCGCTCTGGACGGCCGCACATATCGGCGCGGAGGCGAGGAAAAGATTCTGAAGACCGAGGGGGCGGTCCTGAACCGAGCCGAAATGGGGTGGCGGCAGAAGATCCTCAATGCCGTCAGCCATCCCAATGTCGCTTATCTGCTGATGATGCTCGGCATCCTCGGGATCTTTTTCGAGATCTCTCAGCCGGGGGTCATCCTCCCGGGAGCGATCGGGGCCATCGCCTTGCTGCTGGCCTTTTTCGGTTTGCAGACCCTGCCTGTCAATTATGTCGGGTTCTTGCTGATTCTGCTCGGAATCATACTGTTCATTCTCGAAGTGTTCGTCACTTCGTACGGGATGCTGAGCATCGGCGGCCTCGTTGCCCTGACCATGGGCTCTCTGATGCTGATCGACACCTCCGTCCCCTATCTTCAGATCTCCCGGGCAGTGATCTTCGCTACCGTGGCGGTGTGCGGAGGCTTTGTCGCAACGGTGCTGTTCTTCGTTGTGCGCACGCAGAAGACCCGCTTCGTTTCGGGGGTGGAGGGGATGGTGGGGGAGCTGGGGCAGGCCGTCACCGATATCCACCGGCAGGGAAAGGTCTTCGTCCACGGCGAATACTGGGATGCCTTTTCTACCGAGCCGATCGCCCTGGGGGAGACGGTGGAAGTCGTACGGATTGCCGAAAACATGCGGATTGAAGTCAAAAAACTGGAGAGCGCTTCTCGATGA
- a CDS encoding slipin family protein produces MIPIGLIGWAVVLALLIGIISSAVRILFEYERGVVFRLGRFAMVKGPGLRFIIPVVDRIIKVSLRTVAMDVPPQDVITKDNVSIKVNAVLYFRVVDPEKAMIEVENYLYATSQLAQTSLRSVLGQSELDELLAHRERINQHLQEILDRQTDPWGVKISNVEIKHVDLPVEMQRAMARQAEAERERRSKVIHAEGEFQAAQKLSEAAKIISSEPGALQLRFLQTLTEVSAEKNSTIVFPIPLDLIKVFMDKAER; encoded by the coding sequence ATGATTCCCATCGGATTGATCGGCTGGGCGGTTGTCCTGGCGCTGTTGATCGGCATCATCAGCAGCGCCGTGCGGATACTTTTCGAGTACGAGCGGGGGGTGGTCTTCCGCCTCGGCCGCTTCGCCATGGTCAAGGGTCCTGGCCTGCGCTTTATCATTCCGGTCGTCGACCGGATCATCAAGGTCAGCCTGCGCACGGTGGCCATGGACGTTCCGCCCCAGGACGTCATCACCAAGGACAACGTCTCCATCAAGGTCAACGCTGTCCTGTATTTCCGCGTGGTCGATCCGGAGAAGGCGATGATCGAGGTGGAAAACTATCTCTATGCCACCAGCCAGCTCGCCCAGACCTCTCTGCGCAGCGTTCTGGGGCAGTCGGAGCTAGACGAACTGCTGGCCCACCGGGAGAGGATTAATCAGCATCTCCAGGAGATTCTCGACCGGCAGACTGATCCTTGGGGGGTCAAGATCTCCAATGTCGAGATCAAGCACGTCGATCTGCCGGTGGAGATGCAACGTGCCATGGCCCGCCAGGCAGAAGCCGAGCGCGAACGGCGCTCCAAGGTCATCCATGCCGAGGGAGAATTCCAGGCCGCGCAAAAACTCTCCGAAGCCGCCAAGATCATCTCCTCCGAGCCGGGCGCGCTGCAGCTGCGTTTTCTTCAGACCCTGACGGAAGTCTCGGCGGAGAAGAACTCCACCATTGTCTTTCCGATCCCCCTCGATCTGATCAAGGTGTTCATGGATAAGGCGGAAAGGTAA